CCACATCATGCAGGCGGTTGAGGACAGCCTCCGACGCCTGCAGACCGACTACATTGACCTGTACCAGCTTCACCACCCCGATCCGAACACGCCGGTCGAGGAGGTCCTCTCGACTATGGACACCCTCGTGAAGCAGGGGAAGATTCGCTACATCGGCGTCTCGAACCATTACGCCTGGCAGATGGCGCATATGCTCGGGGTCAGCGCGCTGCACAACTGGGATCCGCTCGTCTCGATCCAGTGCCGGTACAACATCCTCGACCGCGTGATCGAGAACGAGACGGTCCCGTTCTGCGAGCGGTTCAACATTGCCACGCTGATCTACGGGCCGCTCGGCGGCGGGATTCTGGCGGGCAAGATTCGCAAGGGCGAGGCGTTCGAGGAAGGGTCGCGCCTCCAGCGGCTCACAGGCTATCAGAAGAAGCTGACCGACGACGCCTGGGTCGCGCTCGACGAACTGCGGGCGATCGCGGAGAAGAACAACATCGGACTCAATCAGCTTTCGTATCTGTGGCTTCTTTCCAAGCCGGCGGTTACGACTATTCTAATGGGCGGGAGCAAGCCCGAGCACTTCGAGCCGCTCTACGGCCTGGGGGACTTACAGGCGGACCCGGACGACCTTGCGCGGATAGACGAACTCACCGAGGCATGGCGGTATATGCCGTTCCACAACCAGCGCATGACACACGGAGCCCCGCTCGCGCCGAACTGGTGGTAGACGCAAATAGGGCGGGAGTGCAAACTCCCGCCCCAGCTTACTCCCAGCCGTCTCATGAGTCTCGTCGGTTACGTGCCTTCTACCGAACTATCGTCTGACTTCGCTCCGGGCCGACGCTGATGTACTCGACCGGCACTCCGACCAGCTTCTCGACGTGCTTCACGTAAGCCTGCGCGTTCGCCGGGAGGTCTTCGAACCGCCGCACGTCGGAGATCTCCTCCTGCCAGCCGGGCACCTCATCGTAGACCGGCACGCACTCGCCGATCGAGTCCCAGTCGCCGGGGAGGTTTGCCGTCTCGATTCCGTCGCACCTGTATGCCTTGCAGATCTTCAGCGTCTCCAGGCCGCCGAGAACGTCCAGCAGCGTCAGCGACAGGCTGGTCATGCCGTTAACCATCGCCGAGAACCTGATGGCGACGGTGTCGAGCCAGCCGCAGCGTCTCGGTCGGCCCGTGGTCGTTCCGTACTCGTGTCCGCGCTCGCGGATGTAGTCGCCCGTCTCGTCGAGCAGTTCGGTGGGGCAGACTCCCGCTCCCACCCGCGTCGTATATGCCTTCGCCACGCCGATGATCCGCTCGATCGCCCTCGGGCCGACGCCCGTGCCGATGCACGCACCGCCGGCGACCGGATGCGACGACGTGACGAACGGGTAGGTGCCGTAGTCAATGTCGAGCAGCGTTCCCTGCGCGCCCTCGAACATCAGCTTCTTGCCCTGCGCGAGAGCGTCGGCCACCAGGAAGTTCGTGTCGGCCACGAAAGGCTTCAGGCGTTCGGCGCAGGCGGAGTATTCCTCAAGGATCGCGTCCGTCGAGAGCGGCTGATCGCCGTATACCTTCTCGATAAGCGCGTTCTTGAACTTCATATTCTCGGCCAGGCGGGTCTTGAACCGTTTCGGGTCGATCAGCTCACCCATGCGGATGCCGATGCGCGACGCTTTGTCGGCGTATGCCGGGCCTATTCCCCTCGCGGTAGTGCCGATCGCCTTGCCGCCCTTCTGCTTCTCTTCCAGGATATCCTGCACCGGGTGGTACGGCATGATAATGTGCGCGTTCCGGCTGATCCGCAGGTTGTCCACCACGATCCCTCGGCCGATCAGTCCGTCGAGTTCGCCGACGCACACCTTGGGGTCTATGACCACGCCGTCGGCCACTACGGGGGTGACACCGGGGTACAGGATCGCCGACGGGATCAGATGGAACTTGTAGGTCTCCGAACCGACCATCACTGTGTGGCCGGCATTGTTCCCGCCGTTGTAGCGAACGACCACATCCGCCTCTCCGGCGAGGTAGTCAACGATCTTACCCTTTGCCTCGTCGCCCCACTGGGCGCCTACGACCACGGTGTTTGCCATGAGCGCACGTCCTTCCAACCGTTCATAAACGCGCAAAGTGGATAGCGTGCAAAGCTATCCACTTCGGCTTGCCTCAAAACGCGCTGAGTATACCAGTATCCCCCAGGCCTGTCAAGGAAACGACACGGTGGGTTACTCGGCCGGCATTCAGGGCTTTGTCGCGGGTGATGGGTTGACTGCCGGCGGAGGGCCGGACGGCCTGCCGGAGGGCGGTGTCGGCTGCCGGACGTCCACCTTGCCGTCCTTCAGGATGTTCAGAACCGTCGGCGGCTTGCCCTTTTCGAAGACGTGCTCGCGGCAGGTCAGCACCACCGTGCTGCCCGGCGCGGTCGGTGACGGCCGAGTGTACTGATAGGGACGGGCGACGCCGGATCGCTTGCCCGTCGGGCAATCGAACACCGCCTGATTCCTGGTATACGTCGGGCAAAGATCCCTCAGCGCGGGTGGATACTGCCCATTGTGGTCAGCAGCGTACTTCACCAGCAGCTGATTGATCTGTGCCATCTGGGCCGAGCATCGTCCAACGTCCTGCGAGCCCTGAAACACCCCGCGCAGGGCCGGGTTCTTCATAACCGTGCTGTATGTCCAGAACCCGAATCCGATACAGATCAACACTACTACCAGGCAGCCGATCCCGCCGACCTTGAGGCAGGTGGGTACGCCGCTCTTCTTCTGAGGCGGCCCTCCGGGGTACTCGTTCGTAGACATGATGGATGAACCTCCTGAGTCTGGATGAGGAGCGTCTTCATGATAGCCCGCCCGACTCCGCCCGTCAACCATACAGACGCGCGGCGAGCTGAAAAGTTGCTACGCCCCCGCACGCTCTGATATAATCGGCCTATGCGAACGCTCTATACCGAGACTTGCAGCCCGGACGAGATCGCCGCCATCCTCGACAAGCCGCTCCTCCAGGAGAATCCCGCGGTCGAGAGCGCCGTCCGAGGCATCCTCGCGGACGTTCGGCAGAGGGGTGACGAGGCTGTACTCGAGTACACGCGCAGGTTTGACTGGCCGGACGCCGACTCGGTCGAAGTACCGCGCGAGGAACTTGAACAAGGCCACGCGCAGGTTTCCGAGTCGCTCCTCTCAGCGATCCGGGTATCCAAAGCGAATATCGAGCGTTTCCATAGGAAGCAACTCAGGGAGTCATGGTTCGACGAGAGTCAGCCGGGCAAGCTGCTCGGGCAAGTCATCCGCCCTATCGAGCGGGTCGGCGCGTTGGTACCCGGGTTCCTCGCGCCGCTCCCGAGTTCGCTGCTGATGACCGTCGTCCCGGCGAAGGTCGCGGGCGTCGAGGAAGTCTTCGTGTGCACCCCGCCGAGGAAGGACGGCTCGATTCATCCGGCGACCGCCGCCGCCGCGATCGAGGCGGGTGCTGATAGAGTTTTCAGGATAGGCGGCGCTCAGGCGGTGGCCACACTGGCGTACGGGACGGCGACCGTTCCTCGCGTGGACAAGATCGTCGGGCCGGGGAACGTCTACGTCACGATGGCCAAGCGGTTCGTCTACGGGCAGGTCGGCATCGAGATGCTCGCCGGCCCGAGCGAGGTGCTGGTGCTTGCCGACGAGACCGCCGATCCGCGCCACGTCGCCGCCGACATGCTCAGTCAGGCGGAGCACGACCCGGATGCGCGCGCACTGCTTGTGACGCCTTCGCAGAA
This portion of the Armatimonadota bacterium genome encodes:
- a CDS encoding aldo/keto reductase, coding for MQYVRLGNAGIEVSRLSLGCMDFPLRLGEAEASKLVARAIEMGVNLLDTADTYDKGASEEILGKILRGKRDRIILATKFWAVMHDRPNGGGCSRVHIMQAVEDSLRRLQTDYIDLYQLHHPDPNTPVEEVLSTMDTLVKQGKIRYIGVSNHYAWQMAHMLGVSALHNWDPLVSIQCRYNILDRVIENETVPFCERFNIATLIYGPLGGGILAGKIRKGEAFEEGSRLQRLTGYQKKLTDDAWVALDELRAIAEKNNIGLNQLSYLWLLSKPAVTTILMGGSKPEHFEPLYGLGDLQADPDDLARIDELTEAWRYMPFHNQRMTHGAPLAPNWW
- the hisD gene encoding histidinol dehydrogenase is translated as MRTLYTETCSPDEIAAILDKPLLQENPAVESAVRGILADVRQRGDEAVLEYTRRFDWPDADSVEVPREELEQGHAQVSESLLSAIRVSKANIERFHRKQLRESWFDESQPGKLLGQVIRPIERVGALVPGFLAPLPSSLLMTVVPAKVAGVEEVFVCTPPRKDGSIHPATAAAAIEAGADRVFRIGGAQAVATLAYGTATVPRVDKIVGPGNVYVTMAKRFVYGQVGIEMLAGPSEVLVLADETADPRHVAADMLSQAEHDPDARALLVTPSQKLADAVNAEIERQLDALTRNEIARKCLDDNGAIIIVSDMDEAVGIANRVAPEHLEVSVADPLALLPRLKNAGAILLGDNSTEPIGDYIAGPSHVLPTSGTARFSSPLNVDDFLKKSSVVMYSKEALLADAAATIELAETEGLDAHANAVRVRLDH
- a CDS encoding adenylosuccinate synthase yields the protein MANTVVVGAQWGDEAKGKIVDYLAGEADVVVRYNGGNNAGHTVMVGSETYKFHLIPSAILYPGVTPVVADGVVIDPKVCVGELDGLIGRGIVVDNLRISRNAHIIMPYHPVQDILEEKQKGGKAIGTTARGIGPAYADKASRIGIRMGELIDPKRFKTRLAENMKFKNALIEKVYGDQPLSTDAILEEYSACAERLKPFVADTNFLVADALAQGKKLMFEGAQGTLLDIDYGTYPFVTSSHPVAGGACIGTGVGPRAIERIIGVAKAYTTRVGAGVCPTELLDETGDYIRERGHEYGTTTGRPRRCGWLDTVAIRFSAMVNGMTSLSLTLLDVLGGLETLKICKAYRCDGIETANLPGDWDSIGECVPVYDEVPGWQEEISDVRRFEDLPANAQAYVKHVEKLVGVPVEYISVGPERSQTIVR